The DNA sequence GCGTCAACGAGGAGGTCCGCGATCCGCGCGACGCGTCCCGGGCCGGGATCATCACCCTGTTCACCATGCTGGGTATGTTCCTGCTGGGCTCGATCGCCTTCCAACGCGTCCTTTCCGAGGAGGAGTTGGTGGGCCACGGCGCCGAGGGCCTGGCCTTCTTCGGCGACCGGCTGGCGTCCCAGCCGTGGGCGGCGCTGCCGCTGATCGCCCTGATGTTCTCGGCGGTCGCCTCCCTGCAGGCCGGGGTGATTCCCACGGCCCGGGCGATGTTCGCGATGAGCCGGGACCGTACGCTCGGGCCGGTGTGGTCCAAGGTCAGCCCGCGGTACGGCACGCCGGCCGCCGGGACGGTGCTCATCGGCGCGCTCGCGGCGGTGGTCGCGGGACTGGCGCTGGTCATCCCCCGGCTCGCCGACATGATCATGGCGACGGTGAGCGCCGTGGGCATCGTGGTCGCCCTGTCCTACGCCCTCACGGCCATCGCCGCGGCCGTGCGCTTCCGCTCCCTGCTGCGCGAGGACTGGCGCGAGGGCATACGGGCGGTCGTGCTCCCCTCGCTCAGCGCCGCGGCCCTGCTCGGCCTCGGCGGCTACCTCGGCTGGTCGTTCTACACCTCCGCCGACCACTTCGAAGTCAGCGCGGACAACGGCTGGTTCCTGCTTGCCACTCCCCTGGCGATGATCGCGTCCGGTTTCGTGGCCGCCGCCTGGGCGAAGTGGGTGCGCAAGTCGCCGTACTTCCGCACCGGCAAGGGCACCGACGCCGACGCGCCCCAGCTCATCGCCACCTCC is a window from the Streptomyces sp. NBC_00299 genome containing:
- a CDS encoding APC family permease; protein product: MSDNPYSVDPPARPELRKSLGVLDGVAIAASSTAATTSIGIGLGVTAGVVGLHLPAIMLLAFLPVLGIAGAFSRLNKVEPNAGNGYVWVGRSLTPWLGFMVGWVNLVAVLAFLAYTTAVTGSALLQLAGDAGLHRVGGLALDPGSTAQTTAVGILVLVAVTLTAVTGIRSAARLQAGLLVFEYVVLLGFCGYGIVTGPHDFSLSWFDPFAIPSATALAQGLLLSVFCYWGFESAFSVNEEVRDPRDASRAGIITLFTMLGMFLLGSIAFQRVLSEEELVGHGAEGLAFFGDRLASQPWAALPLIALMFSAVASLQAGVIPTARAMFAMSRDRTLGPVWSKVSPRYGTPAAGTVLIGALAAVVAGLALVIPRLADMIMATVSAVGIVVALSYALTAIAAAVRFRSLLREDWREGIRAVVLPSLSAAALLGLGGYLGWSFYTSADHFEVSADNGWFLLATPLAMIASGFVAAAWAKWVRKSPYFRTGKGTDADAPQLIATSSR